The Coffea arabica cultivar ET-39 chromosome 6e, Coffea Arabica ET-39 HiFi, whole genome shotgun sequence genome contains the following window.
AGGAggaagagggagggagggaggatGAGTAAGAGgcaggagagaaagagagagagggagaaaggaaagaaagggaaaaaaaaaagtcagcgAGCCTTGATGCTAGCACCGGTGGAGTGGCGGCCAGTGGCGGCTATTGGTGGAGGACCTGGAGGTGGTGGTAGATTGAGTTgtggggaggaagaagaagaaagaagggaaaaaaaattttgtacgTGATTGGCCATTTCAGGTatgcatttaaaaaaattttggagaattttttgagattattgttaaaaaatttatagAACAAAAACTAGACAAAAAACTTGGGTTCCAAACAGACCCTAGAATATAATTAGATGACTAGAAGCAACTCACAAAACAAACTAAACACAAGAAGggaagaaacaaaaggaaatttCACAGCAAAGAATATATGGTCCCAAGTATTTAGATGCCAGAACTTGACACTTGCTGCGCATACACATTTTTTGTGACAAGTAGCAGATCATTTTTCTTAAGCATTGTAAGACCCGGTAAAACTTCAGTATCAATGTCTTTTTTCTTGATCCCAGAAGGCAATTCCCAGTCAAAAGAGTACAGAAGATTGGCAAGTCCAACTTCCACCATTGCTAGTCCCAGAGAATATCCAGGGCAGCCCCTTCGGCCAGCCCCAAATGGTATCAGTTGAAAGTCTTTCCCTTTCATATCTACACTAATATTTAAGAATCTCTCAGGCAAAAACTCATTTGGATTTTCCCAATCCTTGGGATCTCTTCCATTCGCCCAGACATTTGTGTAAACTATAGAATTGGACTGGATTTCATGACCATTTATAATGCAATTTGCTAGTGTCTGTCTTGGAACTGAAAGTGGAGCTGGAGGATACAATCTGAAGGTCTCCTTGACAATTGCCTTGAGATAAGGGAGCTTTTGAATATCATCTTCGTTTACTATATCTTTATTTCCAACTGCACCTCTAATCTCTGCTTgtgccttcttcaatattgctTCAGGGCTCTTCATCAGTGCTGCCATTGCCCACATTATTGTAGCTGCAATAGTATCCGACCCTGCACTAAATACATCCTACAATGATATACCGAAACAGATTAGCAAAATGGGATTGATCCAAATTcttaaaaggaaaaacaacatggaaaaatatttcaaaacatTCCCACATTTCGTTAAATGAATTTCTTTGCCCTTcacctttaaaatattaattttacattttttacaaattcaaattaataATATTTGGTCCTTATATAAAATCACTATGTGACCACTTTTTAAAATCACTGTGGTCCTTATATAAATTTTCGACCACTTTTTAATCTAAAATCACTGTGTGACCCACATGCAATTATGTTATATTTACAAGAAGGCTAGATTCCACTTTTTTAATGGCAAAAATGAATACAGATTAAATCAGATCCTACTTTTTTAGATGTAAAAGTGAATATGGATTAAGTCATTTATTTAACTACAAATGAGATCTAACATTTTTGCTTCGAAAAAAATAACAATGTGTGGGTCACATACTGGATTCAAGGTAAAAAAAAACATCGAAAACCTAGGTTGGAactaaattttatcaaattaattttctaagggacttaaatttataatttcaatAGTGAAGGACGAAAAcaatttatttgttaaaatgTGAAGGGTGTTTTGAATGATATTACCAAACAAAAAAGGAGTAGGTCCTTTGAATAGGTAATTAATCACCATGAGCATTGCGTTGATGTGATCTAGCGTTAGATCAAAGGAAGTTGATTGTTCTTGCCGTAATTGAAGCATGATGTCAATGATATCACCGTTCATGGACTCTGGCCTATTTGGATTTAAGTGTTCATTGATGAGTTCttgaagaaatgaatctaaCTTACTGCAAGTCCTCTCAAGTCGAGAACGCATCCCATTGAGGCTATCAAGCCAACCAATTGAAGGAATATAGTCTGAGAAAAAGAAACCCACGAATGCGGCCTGCATTTCTTGGAGGAGATCATGGAATCGTCTTCTTTGTTGATCTTCCTCATCATACCTCTTTCTGAAAGCAATTCTACAGATAAGCGTACTTGTAAGTGACAGTAAAGTCTTACTCAAATTCGTCACTTGAGATGAAGACGCTTCCTTGGATATAGTTCTGATCATCCGAGAGACTTCATCTTCACGAGTACCACGAAATGACTGCACCCTTCTGTTGCTGTAGAGATGAAGAACAGAAATCTTTCTCAGCTCTCTCCATTGCTCGCTGTATGGAGAGAAGGCGATATCCAAGCCGTTGTAAGAAAGCATTCGGGAACCTAGGAGCAGTGGGCGACTAGAAAATGTCGAGTCATGGTTTTTCACAACTTCTTCAGCCATTCTTGCGGATGAAACCACAAGCAGTGGAAAGGATCCAAGCTTAAGAGACATAAGAGGACCATATACTTTGGAAAGTTGCCAAAGGTATGTTGGGAAAGGGGTACCGATACAGGCACACAATATCAGAATTAGCCCAGGACAAATTTCTCTTTCCCCAAATACCagttaaaataagaataaatcaAATCACCAAATAATAATACCAACagtgataataaaatgcaagaaaaataaaggcaCAGGACACCAAGAATTTTAcgtgaaaaatccaaattgggaAAAATCACAGGATCTAATCTAGTCAAAAATCTCCACTATCAAAATAACGGAAATACACAAGTCTACCCGAAATATTCGGATGACAATAATATCACCAATTCCAATCAAGCGAAATTGCtacaaaatcaccccaaaaAACTATAACTGTCAAAGAAGTGGATTTGGAAAGGTGTTACCAAACGAAAAgaaaatctaaaatctgaaCCTGTAGATGAGTAGAATTTGACGAGAGGATCGCGTGtgtaaaatttcatctcaatcggacTTCAAATCACCTTCCAACTGAGGCCTCAAAGTTGCACAGAATTTTCTCTCTCTGGCTCtcactctttctctctcttcgttTCTCTCCTCAAAGTGGTGGCTGTAGCTTTTGTTCTCACATCAAGACCAAAGAATGCATACATCATACGGCtactcacttttcttttaagTCAAATCTTGACTTGAACCTAAAAGTGTTTGGTTTTGTGGTTTGGCCCACAAACCCAACAATCTCCCCGTCCAGCTCATTTGGAAAGTTTCACCAAACCTGCTTCTTGCCTGCAAAATAAGATTTTCTCCTTAGGCAATGTCTTGATCAACATGTCAGCACCATTATCATTTGTATGTACCTTCTCAAGTGTCAACAACTTGGAATCCAGTACTTCTCGAATCCAATGATATCTCACATCAATGTGTTTGGATCGAGAGTGAAATGTAGAGTTCTTACACAAATGAATAGCACTCTAACTGTCACAATAAAGATTATACTTATCTTGTTTCATACCTAACTCTTGAAGAAATTTCTGCAACTAAAGAGTCTTCTTGCATGTTTCAGTGGTTGCAATGTACTCTGCCTCTGTACTAGAAAGGGCGATACACTTCTGTAACTTACTTTGCCATGATACTGCTCCCCTtacaaaaatcatcaagtacCCAGAGATGAATTTTCTATTGTCAAGATCACCTGCAATATTTGCATCGGTGTACCCATCTAACATAGTTTACCATTGCCAAAACATAAGCACAATTTGAAAGTTCCCTTGAGATACCTGAGAATTCATTTAACAGCATTCCAATGCTCCTTACCAGAATTAGAGAGATACCGACTGACTACTCCAAAAGCATGAGTAATATCTAGTCTGGTGCAAATCATGACATACATCAAACTACAGTCAAGGCATAAGGAACTTTCTTtatgttttctttatttttttcacttGTAGGACACTACTTAATGTTCAGTTTAAAGTGACCTGCAAGTGGAGTTGAGATTTCTTTAGCCTTGCTTATGTTAAACCTATTAAGTACTTTCTCAATGTATTTTTCTTGAAACAACCAAAGCTTCCTATTTTGCCTGTCTCGTGAGATTTTCAGTCCCAATATTTGTCTAGCCGGACCCAAATCCTTCATTGCAAAGGATTTATTTAACTCTCTTTTCAGCCTGTCAATCTTCACAGTATCACGACTAACAATCAACATGTTATCAACATGCAGCAGGAGAATAATAAAATCaccattttaaaaaattttcacataaaCACAGTGATCAAATATAATCCTGTGGTACTCATGGTCTGTCATGAATGAGTCAAATTTCTTATACTACTGTCTTGGTGCCTGTTTCAACTCATACAAACTCTTCTTGAGACGGCATACAAGATTTTCCTTGCCACTTCCTTTTAAGCCCTCTGGTTGCTCCATGTAGATCTCCTCTTCCAAGTCGCCATGCAAGAAGGCTGTCTTTACATCAAGTTGTTCAatctccaaattcaaaccgGCTGCAATACCAAAAACAACTcgaattgatgacatttttacCACAGGagagaaaatttctttaaaatataTACTCTTCTTTTAACTAAATCCCTTCACAACCAATCTTGCTTTGTACTTTGGTTGTGAGCTGTGCTCCTGAGTCTTCAGCCTGTAAACCCATTTGTTCTTCAGAACTCTCTTACTTTTAGGTAATTTCACTAGATCATAAATATGATTCTCATGCAGGAACATCATTTTCTCTTGCATGACTCGCAACTAATCTTCTTTGTTCTCATGCTCTAAAGCCTCACAGTATGACTCTGACTTTTCTCCATCTATTAACAGCAAATATACATGAGGATTATATCTGCTAAAAGGTCTCTTTTCTCTGGTAGATCTCCTAAACTCATCTTGTGGTGGAGGTGATGGAGTAGGTGGCGCCTCATGCTCAGATTCATCAGCAGTAGGATTATTACCATCATTAACATCCTCTCTCTGCTTTGTCTCAGCTCCCCATTGATTAAAATCAACAGGTATTGGAATTGGATCTAGATCTGAATTTGAACTAGCAGGAATATTATCTGAATATTTTGGGAAAAAATccacttttcatcctcaaactTTGTGACAAAGACACATTTGGTCCCCAAACTTTTCGTCAGAACACATTGAGTACATGAATTAAGGATTTTTTGCCACATTTagtcaaaaaatggaaatttacTCAATTTGAACGGTGAAGACCACGTGGCTGTTAACCAATGTCCAAATATCAATTTATAACCAACACAAGTCAGCTTTTTGTCGACATTACACAATTCCTTGAACAAGTTGTCCATTTTGGTATTATTTTAAGTTCTTACTTAATGGGCATTACCTATTCAAAATACTAGTTTTTTATGGacattttactctcaaacattcaatttataataaatatataaatattttcaagtaaaattcaaaaagtgttacagtaatttctTACGAAAAAAACTAGTAGATTatctatttaacataaattaaatattttttttaaaaagaaatatcccgtaaagtaccaactctttatggcttttctcgATTACATGAGCCAAGTACCAGgtttttatgggcattttattctgaatcatttaatttatgttaaatacataaatatttgcaaataaaattcaaaaaaccattacacaaatatttttataaaaggAAAACTagcatgttttgtatttaatataaatgaagtatttgaaagtaaaaaaaattgtcCATAACATACCAGTTGTTTATGAGTTTCTtctattatatgaataaagtactagttatttatgagcattttactttgaatcatttaatttatattaaatatataaatgtttataagtgaaattcaaaaagtgttacactaatattattacgaaagggaaactggtaggttttgtatttaacataaattaaatacgtgaaagtaaaaaaagaaattacctaCTTTTTACTAATTCTTTATGGGTTTCTtctattatatgaataaagtactagctatttataggtattttattctgaatcatataatttatgttaaatacataaatgtttgtaagtaaaatttaaaaagtgatatactaatatttttacgaaagaaAAACTAgtagattttgtatttaacataaattaaatacgtgaaagtaaaaaaaaaaaaaaaattgtccataACATATCAGCTTTTTATGGGTTTTCTCTATTACATGAACAAAGTAATAGctatttatgagtattttactctgaatcatttaatttatattaaatatacTGGATTGAAAAAGCTTTGTTGAATCACTTCATTAACTCTGCTAATCTCAAGCAGCTTTTCACTTCATTAACTTGGTGGGAAAGGGGGAAATTTCGAGAAGAAAAGCGGTGGGTTAGAGAGAGAGTCAAGTGTGGACTTGTGTCTGACTTGTGTTGGTTATAAATTGATATTTGAACATTTGTTAACGGCCACGTGATCTTCACCGTCCAAATTGAGTAAATTCCCGTTTATTGACTAAATATGGCAAAAATCGTTAATTCATGTACTCAATGTGTTCTGACGAAAAGTTTGGGGACCAAATGTGTCTTCGTCACAAagtttgaggatgaaaagtaGATTTTTCTCGAATATTTTGAGTTGTCACCTTTATCAATGTCTTCAATGGTTTGATCTTCAAAGAAGACAACATCTCTGCTCCTGATCACCTGCTTTTCAATAGGATCATATAATCTGTAACCAAATCTTCATGTCCATAACTCAAGAAAATATATTGTTTTGATTTTACATCAAGTTTTGACCTCTCATCTTTAGGAATATGAACAAATGCCCGACAACCAAAAACTCTCAAATGTTTAAAGGATATAATTTTTCTCGTCCATACTCTCTCTGGGATGTCACCATCTAGAGGAACTGATGGAGAAAGATTAATCAAATCGACTGCAGTCCTCATTGCCTCACCCCAAAAGGATTTTGGTAACTTAGCATTAGAGAGCATGCATCTGACCCGTTCAGTAATGGATCTATTCATCCTCTCTACTACTCCATTCTCTTGAGGAGTTTTTGGTACAGTCTTCTCAAATCTGATCCCACGAGACTTACAATAGATTTCAAATGGTCCTCTGTACTCACCACCATTATCAGCACGAATACACTTTAACTGCTTGCCGGTTTCTCTTTCAACTTTGCTATGAAAATCTTTAAATACATCCAAAATCTGATCTTTGGATTTCAAGGCAAAACACCAAACCTTTCTAGCAAAGTCATcaataaaagttacaaaataaGCAGCACCACCAAGAGACTTATCTTTCATATAGCAAACATCAGTGTGCACCAATTCTAACggattcaattttctagatggaggaaaattttgaaatgcaaCTCTATGTTGTTTCCCATAAATGCAGTCAACATAGGGTTTAAGTGCATTACCTCTAACTTCAGGTAGGAGCTGTTTGCGAACAAGTATCTGAATCCCTTTTGCACCCATGTGCCTAAGTCGCCATGCCAAAGGTCAATTGATGAATCACGAACTGCATTGACTTCTCCCTTCCCCAACTTGGCTTGTATCAAGTAGAGGGTACTCTGCTTCTTTTCTCGAGCAACAACGAGATTTTCTTTGCTGAGTTTCCATTTGCCTCTACCTTGCAAGTTATGGTAACTCTCATCGTCAAGTTTTCCTGTAGAGATAAGATTAAGATGAATATCAGGGACATGTCGAGCATTTCTTAATATCAGTTGGCATTTGGTATCTGTATCCAAATATATGTCTCCCATGCCAACAACTTTGCATGAGACCTCATTTCCAATCTTAACATATCCAAAATCTCCTTCTGTGTAGGTTGAGAAGAAATGTCTATGAGGAGTAACATGGTAGGATGCACCCGAATCAACTACCCAATCACTGTCATAATGAATAATATTCACTTGAACATCATCACAGAACACAAACATATCATCATGAGCTGCCACAATTGCTGTAGCCTCTTCATCACCTTTTTCCTTCGCCTTACCCTTTTTCTCAACTTGTTCCCATTTTAGGATTCTGCATTCTTTCATATAATGCCCATTGTTCTTACAATAATagcatgcaatattttttcGCGACTCAGACCTGCCTCTGAATTTGTCATTCCTGTTGTGGGGTCCTCTACTTTTGCTTctccctcttctttctttcttttctgtcacCAGGTTCTGGGACTCATAGacaatttcttgttcctttctCCTGAACTCTTCAT
Protein-coding sequences here:
- the LOC113696860 gene encoding 6,7,8-trihydroxycoumarin synthase-like — protein: MSSIRVVFGIAAGLNLEIEQLDVKTAFLHGDLEEEIYMEQPEGLKGSGKENLVCRLKKSLYELKQAPRQLDITHAFGVVSRYLSNSDGYTDANIAGDLDNRKFISGYLMIFVRGAVSWQSKLQKCIALSSTEAEEICPGLILILCACIGTPFPTYLWQLSKVYGPLMSLKLGSFPLLVVSSARMAEEVVKNHDSTFSSRPLLLGSRMLSYNGLDIAFSPYSEQWRELRKISVLHLYSNRRVQSFRGTREDEVSRMIRTISKEASSSQVTNLSKTLLSLTSTLICRIAFRKRYDEEDQQRRRFHDLLQEMQAAFVGFFFSDYIPSIGWLDSLNGMRSRLERTCSKLDSFLQELINEHLNPNRPESMNGDIIDIMLQLRQEQSTSFDLTLDHINAMLMDVFSAGSDTIAATIMWAMAALMKSPEAILKKAQAEIRGAVGNKDIVNEDDIQKLPYLKAIVKETFRLYPPAPLSVPRQTLANCIINGHEIQSNSIVYTNVWANGRDPKDWENPNEFLPERFLNISVDMKGKDFQLIPFGAGRRGCPGYSLGLAMVEVGLANLLYSFDWELPSGIKKKDIDTEVLPGLTMLKKNDLLLVTKNVYAQQVSSSGI